The following proteins are encoded in a genomic region of Dyadobacter sp. UC 10:
- a CDS encoding sensor histidine kinase gives MRTIWLNVNFFGLWVSLLFSISCLGQGNKPTDKDWKDIADQHRAGAIHDTVYLLKAQRLTESSFKDPLLKDRLADYKKVAWSNKDYQPFRIKYYAFLANHASALHQDGFAIYYVQKMEEELQKVKPYVNSLNQPRLLLYVYGTNDYTNHEKRLAIIDSITPFLKTLPALVSRQTVNINTCINAFTILKQSAALYASRKDTTKALEMQDLARKLLRVLRNKPNVDAGKIVHGQLLLYLIESDVAKLLSRKEEEGRILNAAYQATMSRDTVGNPIYKSAFESTILGRLIDYHIARKQIDSANYFFGLYKNKVQSSKGTATADGNRFRLYSGKINAVNGAYGAAYEDVLRASQITDSIVSIRTADIQNNMYANVIAEQRYEALIASQAQNGKRNVIIFAIIIALIATVAGFLWVLRANKKKAGRQIEKLNETTQIQIAELEAHANVIQKKLGLELHDDIAGRLASVVNYVETKILEEHDPGTRDKLAVIAGMTRSAYTSARSKSHEWYFKSSEEEKIAFSQRISYIVRLALPDDQYEKQIEIDDQCIEGMSPEMRIHLLRIIQEAVANILKHAKASKVKLFIYEDDGSAVLQISDNGKGFDQKLKLKAKGIGLESVKARTRELNGSLEIASSGSGTELLFHIPLRG, from the coding sequence ATGAGAACAATTTGGCTTAATGTAAATTTTTTCGGATTATGGGTTAGTTTGCTCTTTTCCATATCCTGCCTTGGTCAGGGCAATAAGCCAACTGATAAGGACTGGAAAGATATAGCGGACCAGCATCGGGCGGGGGCCATTCATGATACGGTTTACCTTTTGAAAGCACAGCGCCTGACGGAATCTTCATTTAAAGATCCGTTATTGAAGGACAGATTGGCCGATTATAAAAAAGTGGCGTGGAGCAATAAGGATTATCAACCGTTCCGGATCAAGTATTATGCATTCCTCGCCAACCATGCCAGTGCGCTTCATCAGGACGGATTTGCGATATATTATGTTCAGAAAATGGAGGAGGAGTTACAGAAAGTGAAGCCTTATGTGAACTCGCTGAACCAGCCGCGCTTGCTGCTGTATGTTTACGGAACAAATGATTACACCAACCATGAAAAAAGGCTGGCCATCATCGATAGTATCACGCCATTTTTGAAGACCTTACCAGCTTTGGTTTCCAGACAGACTGTCAATATCAATACCTGTATCAATGCATTTACCATATTAAAACAATCTGCGGCACTTTATGCGTCCAGAAAAGACACAACGAAAGCGCTTGAAATGCAGGATCTGGCCAGAAAGCTGCTGCGCGTGTTGAGGAACAAACCGAACGTGGATGCGGGTAAGATTGTGCATGGCCAGCTATTATTGTACCTCATCGAATCAGACGTCGCCAAGCTATTATCCAGAAAAGAGGAAGAGGGGAGAATCCTGAATGCGGCCTACCAGGCAACGATGTCCCGCGATACCGTGGGTAACCCTATATACAAAAGTGCGTTTGAAAGTACCATTTTGGGAAGACTGATAGATTACCATATTGCACGTAAGCAAATAGATAGCGCCAACTATTTTTTCGGACTTTATAAAAACAAAGTTCAATCATCAAAAGGTACAGCCACTGCGGACGGAAACCGGTTCCGGCTTTATTCAGGGAAAATTAATGCGGTTAACGGGGCATACGGGGCGGCATATGAGGATGTGCTGCGGGCTTCACAAATCACTGACTCCATTGTTTCGATCAGGACGGCCGACATTCAAAACAACATGTACGCAAATGTGATTGCCGAGCAGCGGTATGAGGCATTGATAGCTTCACAGGCACAGAACGGAAAACGAAACGTGATCATCTTCGCGATCATTATCGCATTAATAGCGACAGTTGCAGGTTTTTTGTGGGTACTGAGGGCCAATAAAAAGAAAGCAGGCAGGCAAATTGAGAAACTGAACGAAACCACGCAGATACAGATTGCAGAACTGGAAGCCCATGCCAATGTCATCCAAAAAAAATTGGGATTGGAGCTTCACGACGATATTGCCGGCAGACTGGCCAGCGTTGTAAACTACGTCGAAACAAAAATTCTGGAAGAACACGATCCTGGTACCAGGGATAAGCTGGCAGTGATCGCAGGTATGACCAGAAGTGCCTACACAAGTGCCAGGTCAAAAAGCCATGAATGGTATTTCAAGAGCTCGGAGGAAGAAAAGATTGCTTTTTCGCAACGTATATCCTATATCGTAAGGCTCGCTCTGCCGGATGATCAGTACGAAAAACAGATCGAAATAGACGATCAGTGCATTGAAGGCATGTCACCCGAAATGCGCATTCATTTACTACGGATTATACAGGAAGCGGTAGCCAACATTCTGAAACACGCCAAAGCCAGCAAGGTGAAGCTCTTTATTTATGAGGACGACGGTTCGGCCGTTTTACAAATTAGTGATAACGGCAAGGGTTTTGACCAGAAATTAAAACTTAAGGCGAAAGGGATTGGATTGGAATCGGTCAAAGCCAGGACCAGGGAACTGAACGGCTCGCTGGAAATCGCGTCGTCGGGAAGTGGTACGGAATTACTATTCCATATTCCGTTGAGAGGTTGA
- a CDS encoding LuxR C-terminal-related transcriptional regulator: MYKDIYTSEANILLIDDHVLVAEGLRELLLRMLPPGSRADVFSSVEPAKEALLKCRYDYIFTDLNMPGQDVLGFITFCRKSHKDMIILVISSMMDSANIKACFTAGANGYLSKAIDPREIKLALEYTQIGRKYVSSDLIGRLADNVFNGNNTALTNKELEVLRLIAAGKRTKDVADLLFVSPITIMTHKRNIMKKLNLHSATELVKYVYENNLA, from the coding sequence ATGTACAAGGACATATACACTTCCGAAGCCAACATTTTGCTGATTGACGATCACGTTTTGGTGGCAGAAGGTCTTCGTGAATTGCTGTTGCGCATGCTGCCTCCGGGATCCCGGGCAGATGTCTTTTCCTCTGTTGAACCGGCCAAGGAAGCGCTTCTGAAATGCCGGTATGACTATATTTTTACGGACCTGAACATGCCGGGGCAAGATGTTCTGGGCTTTATAACCTTTTGCCGTAAAAGCCATAAAGACATGATTATCCTCGTGATCAGCAGTATGATGGATTCAGCCAACATCAAAGCTTGTTTTACGGCAGGGGCAAATGGTTATCTCAGCAAGGCGATCGACCCGCGCGAGATCAAGCTGGCTTTGGAATACACCCAAATCGGAAGGAAATATGTTAGCAGCGACCTCATCGGAAGATTGGCGGACAACGTTTTTAATGGTAACAACACCGCACTCACAAACAAGGAACTGGAAGTATTGCGATTGATCGCCGCCGGTAAAAGGACGAAGGACGTTGCTGATTTGCTTTTCGTTAGCCCGATTACCATCATGACCCACAAAAGGAATATCATGAAGAAACTGAACCTTCATTCTGCGACCGAACTGGTCAAATATGTGTATGAGAACAATTTGGCTTAA